The following are encoded together in the Flavobacterium sp. TR2 genome:
- a CDS encoding tyrosine-type recombinase/integrase, with the protein MIKTIKNTAFQNLLSDFDSYVKVKNYKQGKGTMYQKAVSEFLIWLEDAGIAKIKNVTGRESVSYYEHLISRPKHRGNGTLAGKTIKFHLFALGLFVLNLLENRQIEKAFYIPSYSGDSGNSRNALSVEEIRLLYQHCQSDLQRALLSVAYGCGLRRSEIEALNTRDVQLSRGMLIVREGKGSKRREVPMSDMVAGHIKRYIAEERHEKLKGTNQNEDAFFIHDSGKRMNGEYLNDTLKKMTEQTSSYELIQKDITLHCLRHSIASHLMEKNAGIDFIRGFLGHSQINTTYIYAVKNKRRKPVTTF; encoded by the coding sequence ATGATAAAAACTATAAAAAATACAGCATTCCAAAATCTTCTGAGTGATTTTGACAGCTATGTAAAAGTGAAGAACTACAAACAGGGAAAAGGCACAATGTACCAGAAAGCCGTATCTGAATTTCTTATCTGGCTTGAAGATGCAGGAATTGCCAAAATAAAAAACGTAACAGGCAGAGAATCGGTAAGCTATTACGAACATCTGATAAGCAGACCCAAACACAGAGGAAACGGAACTCTGGCAGGAAAGACCATAAAATTCCATCTGTTTGCTCTCGGTCTTTTTGTTCTGAATCTTTTAGAGAACAGGCAGATTGAAAAAGCGTTCTACATTCCAAGCTATTCAGGCGACAGCGGAAATTCCAGAAATGCCCTGAGCGTTGAAGAAATCAGACTCCTTTACCAGCACTGCCAGAGCGATTTACAGCGGGCTCTGCTGTCAGTGGCTTACGGTTGCGGACTTCGAAGGTCTGAGATTGAAGCTCTGAACACTAGAGATGTCCAGCTCTCCAGAGGAATGCTCATTGTCAGGGAAGGAAAAGGAAGCAAGAGGCGTGAAGTTCCTATGAGCGATATGGTTGCAGGTCACATCAAAAGATACATAGCCGAGGAACGCCATGAAAAGCTGAAAGGCACAAATCAAAATGAAGATGCATTTTTCATCCATGACAGCGGTAAACGGATGAATGGCGAATACCTCAACGATACATTGAAGAAAATGACCGAGCAGACCAGCAGTTATGAGCTAATCCAGAAAGACATAACGCTCCACTGCCTCAGGCACAGCATTGCCAGCCATCTGATGGAAAAGAATGCAGGCATTGATTTTATACGTGGATTTCTCGGTCATTCGCAAATCAATACCACATACATCTATGCTGTCAAGAACAAGAGAAGAAAACCAGTAACCACCTTTTAA
- a CDS encoding tyrosine-type recombinase/integrase yields MALKGQKTTSDFLEWEKMQSIVLKLERDNDLKFALLIATGSYIGLRISDLLQLRWNQVLNQDYFTITEKKTKKTRKVTINPELQTILSRLFVQLKASESDLMFANRTGDKPFSIQYVNSKLKDIFAKYKVRGQYSSHFMRKTLGRRVWEVNKYSDQALLLLSQLFNHSSVSTTKIYLGIREQEISNLYLSV; encoded by the coding sequence ATGGCATTAAAAGGACAAAAGACAACAAGCGATTTTTTAGAGTGGGAAAAGATGCAGAGCATAGTTTTGAAGCTGGAGCGTGATAACGACCTGAAATTTGCGCTACTCATTGCAACAGGCTCTTACATTGGTCTGAGAATTTCTGACCTGCTCCAGCTTCGTTGGAATCAGGTTTTGAATCAGGATTACTTCACGATAACCGAGAAGAAGACCAAAAAGACCAGAAAAGTGACCATCAACCCAGAACTGCAGACCATCCTGAGCCGTCTGTTTGTCCAGCTCAAAGCCAGCGAAAGCGATTTGATGTTCGCCAACCGCACGGGAGATAAGCCGTTCAGCATCCAATACGTGAACAGCAAGCTGAAAGACATTTTTGCCAAATACAAAGTGCGTGGTCAGTATTCAAGCCACTTTATGAGAAAAACCTTAGGAAGGAGAGTCTGGGAAGTGAACAAGTACAGTGACCAAGCTTTGCTGTTGTTGTCTCAATTATTCAACCATTCGAGCGTATCGACCACTAAAATCTATCTTGGAATCCGAGAACAGGAAATCAGCAATCTGTATTTGAGTGTTTAA